The following proteins are encoded in a genomic region of Bradyrhizobium sp. SK17:
- a CDS encoding PilN domain-containing protein: MAMLAEARQWFEQWIGAVAVTVDGVAGRFMRRRSVELDENADGTFTARIAQAKDGALAAPVSFRLDQDAPLPQLSADWKAAFDGCRIEARLRSDHIVSRVLDFPSQAGDFLDGMIRAQVDRLTPWTAADAVFGWGPPQPIANDRIEVVFGATAAAKVDPLLRLAKTLGAASIAVSAPATGGDGVPLLVTLLDRPLRGLAGPAVPRLLRVGLVSAAATAAVCLLLNVYLGGWLQSRQEDLQHRISQRRAALRIDANGDGSGLGLLAKRKQTTPSSVMVLEAISRVLPDTTYVTELRIEGNKVQVVGMTQDAPSLIRLLEQSPQFTRATFFAPTTRAANESAERFHVEANISAYFGSGT, from the coding sequence ATGGCCATGCTTGCCGAGGCACGACAATGGTTTGAACAATGGATCGGCGCGGTCGCGGTCACCGTCGACGGCGTCGCGGGCAGGTTCATGCGCCGGCGCAGCGTCGAGCTCGACGAGAATGCCGACGGAACGTTCACCGCGCGTATCGCGCAGGCGAAGGATGGCGCGCTCGCTGCCCCGGTTTCGTTCCGGCTCGATCAAGATGCGCCGCTGCCGCAGCTTTCGGCGGACTGGAAGGCTGCGTTCGACGGTTGCCGGATCGAGGCGCGATTGCGATCGGATCACATCGTCAGCCGCGTGCTCGATTTCCCAAGCCAGGCCGGCGACTTCCTCGACGGCATGATCCGCGCCCAGGTCGACCGGCTGACACCCTGGACCGCCGCCGACGCCGTGTTCGGCTGGGGACCGCCGCAGCCGATCGCCAACGACCGCATCGAGGTCGTGTTCGGCGCGACCGCTGCGGCCAAGGTCGATCCGTTGCTCCGGCTGGCGAAGACGCTCGGTGCCGCCTCGATTGCGGTCTCGGCGCCGGCGACCGGCGGCGACGGCGTGCCGCTGCTGGTGACGTTGCTCGACCGGCCGCTGCGCGGCCTCGCCGGCCCCGCGGTTCCACGTCTGCTGCGTGTCGGTCTGGTCTCGGCGGCTGCCACGGCCGCGGTATGCCTGCTGCTGAACGTCTATCTCGGTGGATGGCTGCAATCGCGGCAGGAAGACCTGCAACACCGCATCTCGCAGCGCCGTGCCGCGCTTCGCATCGACGCAAACGGCGACGGGTCCGGTCTCGGTCTGCTGGCCAAGCGCAAGCAGACGACACCGTCGAGCGTCATGGTTCTGGAAGCGATCTCGCGCGTGCTGCCCGACACGACTTATGTGACCGAGCTGCGCATCGAGGGCAACAAGGTGCAGGTGGTGGGCATGACCCAGGATGCACCATCCCTGATTCGGCTGCTCGAGCAGTCGCCGCAGTTCACCCGCGCCACCTTCTTCGCGCCGACCACGCGCGCCGCGAATGAATCGGCGGAGCGGTTCCACGTCGAAGCCAACATATCAGCCTATTTCGGGTCCGGCACATGA
- a CDS encoding general secretion pathway protein GspK encodes MGAFGDIGRLRANRGFVIVAVLWILLALSSLAIIFSAYLAASARALAASDISLQTEALVSAGLELTAYQLTLTDDKTRPRQGAFHFGLDDASIGVTFTSEAGRIDLNYASKEMMSALFVVLGADKDAASEYADRIVGWRTRPTPGSENVEAARYNALGYSPRQGLLTHVNELALVAGIPEALVDRALPFVTVFNGGADVDPKIAAPEVVLAMDRASGKPQDGFGRSTGAADVISGAAQTQTQQGAVSTAQSPCYRIAISIRFRNGHRTTSEAVIALGDKVEPYRVLSWQNDVEPRSPVLPRGRG; translated from the coding sequence ATGGGCGCGTTCGGCGATATCGGTCGACTGCGGGCCAATCGCGGCTTCGTCATCGTCGCGGTGCTCTGGATCCTGTTGGCGCTGTCGTCGCTGGCGATCATCTTCTCGGCCTATCTCGCCGCATCGGCGCGGGCATTGGCGGCGAGCGACATATCGTTGCAGACCGAGGCGCTGGTGTCGGCCGGGCTCGAGCTCACCGCGTATCAGCTGACGCTGACGGATGACAAGACCAGACCGCGGCAGGGTGCGTTTCATTTCGGGCTGGACGACGCCAGCATCGGCGTGACCTTCACGTCGGAGGCGGGCCGCATCGACCTCAACTACGCGTCGAAGGAAATGATGAGCGCACTCTTCGTCGTGCTCGGCGCCGACAAGGACGCGGCCTCCGAATACGCCGACCGGATCGTCGGCTGGCGCACCCGACCGACGCCGGGCAGCGAGAATGTCGAGGCGGCGCGCTACAATGCGCTCGGCTATTCGCCGCGCCAGGGTTTGCTCACCCATGTCAACGAGCTGGCATTGGTCGCCGGCATCCCCGAGGCGCTGGTCGATCGCGCGCTGCCGTTCGTCACGGTGTTCAACGGCGGCGCGGATGTCGATCCGAAGATCGCCGCGCCGGAAGTCGTCCTTGCGATGGATCGCGCGTCGGGGAAGCCGCAGGACGGATTCGGGAGGTCTACCGGCGCCGCTGATGTCATCTCCGGCGCAGCGCAGACGCAAACCCAGCAAGGCGCGGTATCGACCGCGCAAAGCCCGTGCTACCGGATCGCGATCTCGATCCGATTCCGCAATGGCCACCGCACCACGTCTGAAGCGGTGATCGCGCTCGGCGACAAGGTCGAGCCCTATCGTGTGTTGTCCTGGCAGAACGATGTCGAGCCGCGAAGTCCGGTTCTGCCTCGCGGGAGAGGTTGA
- a CDS encoding type II secretion system protein J — MISASAARWRHERGFTLIETIVALALMGLLLSALASITAQWLPSWNRGLDRIQRSELIGIALERIGADLAAAEFVAANRDTHKPLFDGSELSVTFVRTAVGPNAGPGLDVVRLGETRDRGEFVTVRSQARFTPLADGVSLSEQVHLGSPVVLLRAPYRLSFAYAGTDRSWKSVWKDAEKLPTMIRLTVRDAASQRVLSVSTIAPLHVQIPSDCTKPDGNCGDKASSGTTTDQGKT; from the coding sequence ATGATTTCGGCAAGCGCAGCACGGTGGAGACATGAGCGCGGCTTCACGCTGATCGAGACCATCGTCGCGCTGGCACTGATGGGGCTATTGCTGTCGGCGCTCGCCAGCATCACGGCGCAATGGCTGCCGAGCTGGAACAGGGGGCTCGACCGCATCCAGCGCAGCGAACTGATCGGGATCGCGCTGGAACGGATCGGCGCCGATCTCGCCGCGGCCGAGTTCGTCGCCGCCAACCGCGACACCCACAAGCCGCTGTTCGACGGATCGGAATTGTCGGTGACGTTCGTACGAACAGCGGTGGGGCCGAATGCGGGGCCGGGGCTCGACGTGGTGCGGCTCGGCGAGACCAGGGATCGCGGTGAGTTCGTCACGGTCCGCTCTCAGGCGCGGTTCACCCCGTTGGCCGACGGCGTGTCGCTCTCGGAGCAGGTGCATCTCGGCAGCCCGGTCGTGCTGCTGCGCGCGCCCTATCGCCTGTCGTTCGCTTATGCCGGCACCGATCGAAGCTGGAAGAGCGTATGGAAGGATGCGGAAAAACTCCCGACGATGATCCGGCTGACCGTCCGCGACGCGGCGAGCCAGCGTGTCCTGTCGGTCTCAACCATCGCGCCGCTTCATGTCCAGATTCCGAGCGACTGCACCAAGCCGGACGGCAATTGCGGCGACAAGGCCAGTTCCGGTACTACGACCGATCAGGGGAAGACGTGA
- a CDS encoding prepilin-type N-terminal cleavage/methylation domain-containing protein produces the protein MKSLLATSPPTDRADAGFTIIEVLVALALVAVSIVAIGAVMGVKTRGVRAMEQHVALMQEVRTLMTVGIPPRAELQPGTTSGQAEGFRWTVDVSPLGGDWKVPDGNVPWAPELVRIRVKSPGGALSDIRTVRLMPRSSE, from the coding sequence TTGAAATCGTTGCTCGCGACGTCGCCACCAACTGACCGCGCCGATGCGGGCTTCACGATCATCGAGGTGCTGGTGGCGCTGGCGCTGGTCGCAGTGTCGATCGTGGCGATCGGCGCCGTCATGGGCGTCAAGACCCGCGGCGTCAGGGCGATGGAGCAGCATGTGGCGCTGATGCAAGAGGTGCGCACATTGATGACGGTCGGCATTCCGCCTCGCGCGGAATTGCAGCCGGGTACGACGAGTGGGCAGGCGGAGGGCTTCCGCTGGACCGTCGATGTCAGTCCGCTCGGTGGTGACTGGAAGGTGCCCGACGGCAACGTGCCGTGGGCTCCGGAACTGGTGAGGATTCGCGTCAAGTCGCCGGGCGGCGCGTTGTCCGACATCCGCACCGTGCGCCTGATGCCGAGGTCGTCGGAATGA
- a CDS encoding type II secretion system protein, with the protein MNLATQRGFTLLEMVCVLAIIALLAAVLLPFIPHQTSRSRLQAYALQTATLLKADRNAAIERSSSVATLVDAASRVIHSGASRMTVRIPDDVRLDAVLPQSCQRHAALSTIRFFANGGSCGGSIALTRLDAGYEIRVNWLTGRVEIVARDVATN; encoded by the coding sequence ATGAATCTCGCCACGCAGCGCGGCTTCACCCTGCTCGAGATGGTGTGCGTGCTCGCCATCATTGCGCTGCTGGCGGCGGTGCTGCTGCCGTTCATTCCGCATCAGACCTCGCGATCGCGGTTGCAGGCCTACGCGCTGCAAACCGCGACGCTCTTGAAGGCGGATCGGAATGCGGCCATCGAGCGCAGCAGCAGCGTTGCGACGCTGGTCGATGCCGCGAGCCGGGTGATCCATTCCGGCGCGTCACGCATGACGGTGCGGATCCCCGATGACGTGCGGCTCGATGCGGTGCTGCCGCAGAGCTGTCAGCGTCATGCCGCGCTGTCCACCATCCGGTTCTTCGCCAATGGCGGTTCCTGCGGCGGCTCCATCGCGCTGACGCGGCTCGATGCGGGATACGAGATTCGCGTCAACTGGCTCACCGGAAGGGTTGAAATCGTTGCTCGCGACGTCGCCACCAACTGA
- a CDS encoding type II secretion system F family protein, with protein MPNFRYRALTQAGEIVNGTISAPTAAEVARRIEYLKLLPIETTEDKRASNSVGGRSLFGGPSAAEVTTFTRDLALLLKAGARLDDALELLSGDADVGRMRPVVAKMRAALLTGESFADAVTDHPALFPPMYIALVRVGEISGTLDSVLEMLGTERARSEQMRRKLTDAMQYPAFVLVAASGVMLFFLLFVLPQFSTVLGDFGGKSDTALANFIAVSDFLRANATAASLTAAATIAIAWWLLRQARVRAALVNGISRIPGIRSAFHFYRASLFCRNLGVLLGSGVNLTAALRILVDIMSVTGSEANWTAAADRVRHGGKLSEALAVADSLPPMAVRMLRLGEETGQLPVLAGRVAEFYEAKLQRSLDRVVGIVGPLAIITISTVVGGLIVSVMTALLSVTQLVG; from the coding sequence GTGCCGAATTTCCGCTATCGCGCCCTGACCCAGGCCGGCGAGATCGTCAACGGCACGATCTCCGCTCCGACCGCGGCCGAGGTGGCGCGGCGGATCGAATATCTCAAGCTGCTTCCGATCGAGACCACCGAAGACAAGCGTGCGTCCAACTCCGTTGGCGGTCGCAGCCTGTTCGGCGGGCCGAGTGCCGCCGAGGTCACCACCTTCACGCGGGATCTCGCGCTGCTGCTCAAGGCCGGCGCGCGGCTCGACGATGCCCTGGAGCTGTTGTCCGGCGATGCCGATGTCGGCCGGATGCGTCCGGTGGTGGCCAAGATGCGCGCGGCGCTGCTCACCGGCGAGAGCTTTGCCGATGCCGTGACCGATCATCCCGCTTTGTTCCCGCCGATGTACATCGCCCTGGTCCGGGTCGGAGAAATCTCCGGCACGCTCGATTCCGTGCTGGAGATGCTGGGGACCGAGCGCGCGCGCTCCGAGCAGATGCGGCGGAAGCTGACCGACGCGATGCAGTATCCGGCCTTCGTGCTGGTCGCCGCATCCGGCGTGATGCTGTTCTTCCTGCTGTTCGTGCTGCCGCAATTCTCGACCGTGCTCGGCGATTTCGGCGGCAAGTCGGATACGGCGCTGGCCAATTTCATCGCGGTGTCGGATTTCCTCCGCGCCAATGCGACCGCGGCGAGCCTGACCGCTGCCGCTACCATCGCCATCGCATGGTGGCTGCTGCGGCAGGCGCGCGTACGCGCGGCTCTGGTCAATGGGATCTCGCGGATTCCCGGCATTCGCAGCGCCTTCCATTTCTATCGCGCCAGCCTGTTCTGCCGCAATCTCGGCGTCCTGCTTGGCAGCGGCGTCAACCTGACGGCCGCGTTGCGCATCCTGGTCGACATCATGTCGGTGACCGGGAGCGAGGCGAACTGGACCGCGGCGGCGGACCGGGTCCGCCACGGCGGAAAATTGTCGGAAGCGCTCGCCGTGGCAGACAGCCTGCCGCCGATGGCGGTCCGCATGCTGCGGCTCGGCGAAGAGACCGGGCAGTTGCCGGTGCTCGCCGGGCGGGTGGCGGAATTCTACGAAGCAAAATTGCAGCGCAGCCTGGACCGCGTCGTGGGCATCGTCGGTCCATTGGCGATCATTACGATCAGCACCGTGGTCGGCGGACTGATCGTGTCGGTCATGACGGCGCTGCTCTCGGTCACGCAACTCGTCGGTTAA
- a CDS encoding GspE/PulE family protein: MANDLSVRFVDYLRQNNHLASVDGAADRTGQGADVRQMKLWEVTSLSPTEFADEAGRFFALGRLTLQDMTSAEPLVGAFSPRFLRETMVFPCRAADGSTVLAVVDPTDQATLRAAQIVLGAGIQVKVASSEDVAIALNNSSSAEETETADTATALPREDDIESLRDLASGAPVVRAVNDLIEKAVELRASDIHIEPFAAGLMVRLRIDGLLRPVAALSGVLPQAVVSRIKIIANLNIAERRLPQDGAARLRAGRTDIDIRVAIMPTQHGESAVIRILPKDRGLLVVEKLGFSEPDETKLRRLLKLPHGMIVITGPTGSGKTTTLATILSILNEPTRKILTIEDPVEYEIPGVNQSQIKPAIGLTFATALRSFVRQDPDVIMVGEIRDSETAHVAIHAALTGHLVLTTLHTETAAAAVPRLLDLGVEGYLLRSVLRGVIAQRLVRQLCERCKTPRPLAAADFAEDPRLAALGFRAGEIIQEPCGCERCGGTGYRGRLGAFELLELSNELRELIGERTDGLKIDTMAIQAGMTTMLDDGVAKCRAGLTSPAEVLRVATVR; encoded by the coding sequence ATGGCCAACGACCTGTCCGTTCGGTTCGTGGATTATCTCCGCCAGAACAATCACCTTGCGTCGGTCGATGGCGCGGCCGACCGCACCGGGCAGGGCGCCGACGTCAGGCAAATGAAGCTGTGGGAGGTCACCAGCCTCTCGCCGACCGAGTTCGCCGACGAAGCCGGGCGCTTCTTTGCGCTCGGTCGCCTGACGCTCCAGGACATGACATCGGCCGAGCCGCTCGTCGGAGCGTTCTCGCCGCGTTTCCTGCGCGAGACCATGGTGTTCCCGTGCCGGGCAGCCGACGGAAGCACGGTCCTCGCGGTCGTCGATCCGACCGATCAGGCAACGCTGCGCGCGGCGCAGATCGTGCTTGGTGCGGGCATTCAGGTGAAAGTGGCGTCGTCGGAAGACGTCGCCATCGCGTTGAACAACTCCTCGAGCGCCGAGGAAACCGAGACCGCCGATACGGCGACGGCGCTTCCCCGCGAAGACGACATCGAGAGCTTGCGCGATCTCGCCAGTGGCGCGCCTGTCGTGCGCGCGGTCAATGATCTGATCGAGAAGGCGGTCGAGCTCCGCGCCAGCGACATCCATATCGAGCCGTTTGCCGCCGGCCTGATGGTGCGCCTGCGCATCGATGGCCTGCTGCGGCCGGTTGCGGCGTTGTCGGGCGTGCTCCCGCAGGCGGTGGTCTCCCGCATCAAGATCATCGCCAATCTCAATATCGCCGAGCGGCGCCTGCCGCAGGACGGCGCGGCGCGGCTGCGCGCCGGGCGTACCGACATCGACATCCGCGTCGCGATCATGCCGACGCAGCACGGCGAATCTGCCGTCATCCGCATCCTGCCCAAGGATCGCGGCCTGCTGGTGGTCGAGAAACTCGGATTCTCGGAGCCTGACGAGACCAAGCTGCGGCGGCTATTGAAGCTGCCGCACGGCATGATCGTGATCACCGGACCGACCGGCAGCGGCAAGACCACGACGCTGGCGACGATCCTGTCGATCCTCAACGAGCCCACCCGCAAGATCCTGACGATCGAGGACCCGGTCGAATATGAGATCCCCGGCGTCAACCAGTCCCAGATCAAGCCGGCGATCGGCCTGACCTTCGCGACCGCGCTGCGTTCGTTCGTTCGTCAGGATCCCGACGTCATCATGGTCGGTGAAATCAGAGATTCCGAAACCGCGCATGTCGCTATCCACGCGGCGCTGACCGGGCATCTGGTGCTGACCACGCTGCATACCGAGACGGCGGCTGCCGCGGTGCCACGGCTGCTCGATCTCGGGGTCGAAGGCTATCTGCTCCGCTCGGTGCTGCGCGGTGTGATCGCGCAGCGTCTGGTCCGGCAATTGTGCGAACGCTGCAAGACGCCGCGGCCGCTCGCGGCAGCGGATTTTGCCGAGGACCCGCGGCTCGCCGCGCTCGGGTTCCGGGCCGGCGAGATCATCCAGGAGCCGTGCGGCTGCGAGCGCTGCGGCGGCACCGGCTATCGCGGCCGCCTCGGTGCGTTCGAGCTGCTCGAACTGTCGAATGAACTGCGCGAATTGATCGGAGAGCGAACCGACGGGTTGAAGATCGATACGATGGCGATCCAGGCGGGCATGACCACGATGCTCGATGACGGGGTTGCCAAATGCCGCGCAGGATTGACCTCGCCCGCCGAGGTCCTCCGCGTCGCGACGGTGCGGTGA
- the gspD gene encoding type II secretion system secretin GspD, which produces MQRVGTVGRCPTIRGGLAAILALTSLGLLASCNSATVSESVDASQVDVTDKVRSLDLLPRQPQPVGALAATTGNQNGSVRAAMYDGSEVTGVADARPQPASNGNGFDLNFESTPVATVAKVVLGDILHVGYTIDPRVQGTVSLVSVRPVPKSDMVFVLENALRLSGVVLLKDTAGYRLTPLGDAVGGGRVDAAAANPEAGFGVSVVPLQYVSAQTLLKLTDSFATRAGSVRADTARNLLLIQGTGAERRTAVDTVLSFDVDWMRGQSVGIFPISSGSPAPVIAELEKIVDSGENGLSQNVVKFMPIQRLNAVLVVTKKPEMLHTAATWIKRLDRNDTARTTVHVYRVKYGDARQMARVLTDMFLGGSSGNLLDSADSQLAPGSGTSSTSSVADRLSLNNNNGSNSSMGGFASRGTSGTGGTGQGLGQGFGAGGQSNNPNNQGQGNNAALDSGRGASGGNGQPVMQDVRITPDVVNNNLLIYADQANYRIIEATLVQIDEPQLQVAIDATIAEVTLNNTLSYGVQTYLTSRSLGLKPNVGSFTGTQATTAPATTTDATTGAVSVAGSVTNAFINRAFPGFNFLIGSETQPSLILDALHAVTSVKVLSNPSLVVINNQVATLQVGDVVPVSTGSATVLTTSNTVVNTIDYRNTGIILRVSPRVSINGTVRLDIEQEISNVPTNSANSLTPTVSERRVKSQIAVANGQTVLLAGLISEQQSGNRNALPVLDQIPGLGDAFGHQSNATQRTELIIFIRPQIIRNGSDAQTVAEELRSKLRGSIATTTTNAPITTSYH; this is translated from the coding sequence ATGCAACGCGTAGGCACAGTGGGCCGCTGCCCGACGATCCGTGGCGGCCTCGCAGCTATTCTTGCTTTGACGTCGCTGGGGTTGTTGGCGTCCTGCAATTCAGCGACGGTCAGCGAAAGCGTGGACGCGTCGCAGGTCGACGTCACCGACAAGGTGCGCTCGCTGGATCTGCTGCCGCGCCAACCACAGCCCGTAGGCGCGCTGGCGGCGACGACCGGAAACCAGAACGGCAGCGTCCGCGCCGCGATGTACGACGGCAGCGAGGTGACCGGTGTCGCGGACGCGCGGCCGCAACCGGCATCGAATGGCAATGGCTTCGATCTGAATTTCGAGAGCACGCCGGTGGCAACCGTCGCCAAGGTCGTGCTCGGCGATATCTTGCATGTCGGATACACCATCGACCCGCGGGTGCAGGGCACGGTGAGCCTGGTGTCGGTCCGCCCGGTGCCGAAATCCGACATGGTGTTCGTGCTCGAAAACGCGCTCCGGCTGAGCGGCGTCGTGCTGCTCAAGGACACGGCGGGTTACCGCCTGACGCCGCTCGGCGATGCCGTCGGCGGCGGCCGCGTCGATGCGGCGGCAGCCAACCCGGAGGCTGGTTTCGGCGTCTCGGTGGTCCCCCTGCAATATGTATCGGCGCAGACCCTGCTGAAGCTGACCGACAGCTTCGCCACGCGGGCCGGCTCAGTTCGTGCCGATACGGCGCGCAATCTGCTCCTGATCCAGGGCACCGGCGCCGAGCGACGCACCGCGGTCGACACCGTGCTCAGCTTCGACGTCGACTGGATGCGCGGCCAGTCAGTCGGCATCTTCCCGATCTCGAGCGGATCGCCTGCGCCCGTGATTGCCGAACTCGAAAAGATCGTCGATTCCGGCGAGAACGGCCTCAGCCAGAACGTCGTCAAGTTCATGCCGATCCAACGCCTCAACGCGGTGCTGGTGGTGACCAAGAAGCCGGAGATGCTGCACACCGCGGCGACCTGGATCAAGCGGCTCGACCGCAACGACACCGCGCGAACCACGGTGCATGTCTATCGCGTCAAATACGGCGATGCGCGCCAGATGGCGCGGGTGCTGACCGACATGTTCCTGGGCGGATCGTCCGGCAACCTGCTCGACAGCGCCGACAGCCAGCTCGCGCCCGGCTCCGGCACCTCGTCGACATCGAGCGTCGCCGATCGGCTGTCGCTCAACAACAACAACGGCTCGAATTCCAGCATGGGCGGCTTCGCCTCGCGCGGCACGTCGGGGACGGGCGGGACCGGTCAGGGCCTCGGCCAGGGATTCGGTGCCGGCGGTCAGTCCAACAATCCCAACAACCAGGGCCAGGGCAACAATGCGGCGCTGGATAGTGGCCGCGGTGCCAGCGGCGGCAACGGCCAGCCCGTGATGCAGGACGTGCGGATCACGCCCGACGTCGTGAACAACAATCTCTTGATCTATGCCGACCAGGCCAACTACCGCATCATCGAGGCCACGCTGGTGCAGATCGACGAACCGCAGCTCCAGGTCGCGATCGATGCGACGATCGCCGAGGTCACGCTCAACAACACCTTGTCCTACGGCGTGCAGACCTATCTCACCAGCCGGAGCCTGGGCCTGAAGCCGAACGTCGGCTCGTTCACCGGCACCCAGGCCACCACGGCGCCCGCGACCACCACGGACGCCACCACCGGCGCGGTCTCCGTCGCGGGTTCGGTCACCAATGCCTTCATCAACCGTGCTTTCCCGGGCTTCAACTTCCTGATCGGGTCCGAGACGCAGCCGAGCCTTATCCTGGATGCGCTGCATGCCGTCACCAGCGTCAAGGTGCTCTCCAATCCGTCGCTGGTCGTGATCAACAATCAGGTCGCCACCTTGCAGGTCGGCGACGTGGTCCCGGTATCGACCGGCAGCGCCACGGTGCTGACCACCAGCAACACGGTGGTCAACACCATCGACTATCGCAACACCGGCATCATCCTGCGGGTGTCACCGCGCGTCAGCATCAACGGCACGGTACGGCTCGATATCGAGCAGGAGATCAGCAACGTTCCGACCAACAGCGCGAACAGCCTGACCCCGACGGTGTCGGAGCGCAGGGTCAAGAGCCAGATCGCGGTCGCCAACGGCCAGACCGTGCTGCTGGCCGGCCTGATCAGCGAGCAGCAGAGCGGCAACCGCAATGCGCTTCCGGTGCTCGACCAGATCCCCGGCCTTGGCGATGCCTTCGGGCACCAGAGCAACGCCACCCAGCGCACCGAGTTGATCATCTTCATCCGCCCGCAGATCATCCGCAACGGTTCCGACGCCCAGACCGTCGCCGAGGAGCTCCGTTCGAAGCTGCGCGGCAGCATCGCCACGACAACGACCAATGCGCCGATCACCACCAGCTATCATTGA